AGACCGAACAAAGTGGCGAAGAGCATGTACCAGAAAGCCAGAAACATCGAAGGCTTGGCTTCTTTTCCTGTGATCTTCCTGAAGATTTCGTAGTGTCTTTTTTCATCTTCAGCTATAGAAAGAAAGATCTTGATGTTCTTCCTAGAACCTTTCTTGGCCAATCTTCCGTAAACGTAGTACTCTGCGATTTTTTTCCTTTGAAACTCAAGTATTTCTCTCAACGCTCACTTCCTCCTCAATAGGGTTGAAGCACCTCACAAAATGATTTTCTTCTATCTCAACGAGTTCCGGCATCTCGGTTAAACATCTGTCGATCCTTCTGGGGCAGCGTGGTAAGAAAGGACACACAGGTGGTATGTCCACCATCCTGGGGGGCTGGCCAGGTATGGATTCGAGCTTTTCTAATCTCTTGTCAACTCTTGGTACGCTTCTCAGAAGCATCTTCGTGTACGGGTGGCGTGGGGAATAAAAGATCTGATCAGACGTTCCAATCTCCATCTGTCTTCCACCGTACATCACCATGATCCTGTCCGCCATGGACGCGATCACTCCGAGGTCGTGTGTTATGAACAGAAGACCCGTTTTGAACTCTTTCTGAAGTTCCTTCATGAGTTCGAGGATCTGTGCTTGGATGGTGACGTCCAGAGCTGTCGTGGGTTCGTCCGCTATCAACACGCTAGGATTACAGGAAAGTGCGATCGCTATGACCACCCTCTGTCTCATTCCCCCCGAGAACTCAAAGGGATAGTTGTTCATTCTCTTTTCCGGTTCAGGGATTCCGACGAGCTCTAACATTTCAACAGCCCTGAGGTAGGCCCTTCTTTTGTCGTAACCCAGGTGGTGTCTGATAGTTTCCATGAGCTGATCGCCGATCGTGTACAGGGGGTTCAGAGACATCATCGGATCCTGAAAGATCATTGATATCTCTTTTCCACGAATCCTGTGCATGTCCCTTTCTGGTATTTTCAGAATATCTTGTCCTTTGTACATGACCTGACCGTCCACGATCTTTCCTGGGGGTTTTATGAGACGCATAATGGATTTCACTGTCACACTCTTTCCGGAGCCCGTTTCTCCTACGATCCCGAGCACCTCATTGGAATTCAAAGTAAAACTCACGTCGTTTACCGCTTTCACCACACCTTCTTCCATGTAAAACCATGTGCTCAGGTTTTTCACTTCGAGAAGTGCTGCCAAAGTGTTCACCTCCTACGGACCGAAAAAGACGAGTTCTTCCGTTCTGGGATCGTACCTTGCAACGCACTTACTTTCAGAAAACAGGTAGATGTCTCCACAGTAGTATTCGTTCTCGAAAAAAGAGCTATCTCCTTTAAAAAAGCTATCTAACGCTTTCTCCAGCATCACATCCCTGGTGGCGATCTCGGTTTCTGTGGCCGAGAGTATCACTCTTTTTTGGAATAAGGATTCGGCCAGTTTTTTCACCTTTTCCTTTTCTTCGTTACTCCAGTCTAAACGAAGGACCACACCGTTCGGTGGCAGAATTACTCTGTCTTCTTCAATCACTAGAGCGTTCTTCTCGCTGTCAACAAAGGAAAACCTGTAGTGCTTTTCGACGAGGATCTTCTTCACCACCTCTTTGAGTTCTAGATCTTTCACGTAGATCTTCTTCACATCCCACTTGATTCTGAAAAACAATATGACACTCACTATTAAAGGTAACAGGAGCCAGTGCCTTTTCATCTCAGCTCACCCGGAAAGTGACAGGCAACGAAATGCCCGTCCTCGATCTCCCGAAGGGGAGGTTCCTCCTTGGCACATACATCCTTTGCTATGGGACATCTTGGATGAAACCGGCATCCAGAAGGCGGATTTACGGGACTCGGCACGTCTCCTTTCAGTATTATTCTTTTCCTCTTCTTGTTCGGATCCGGCACCGGTATCGCCGACATCAGAGCTACGGTGTAAGGGTGCAGAGGATTTTCGAACAGGATTTTCTTCGGAGCGAGTTCCACCATCTTTCCGAGGTACATCACACCGATTCGGTCGCTGATGTGTTTCACGACGGCCAGGTCATGCGAAATGAAGATGTAGGTGAGCTTGTGCTCCCTCTGGAGATCTTCCATGAGGTTTATGATTTGACTCCTTATCGAAACGTCGAGGGCGGCCACTGCCTCGTCTGCCACGACAAGCTTCGGCTCCAGTGCAAGGGCTCTTGCGATGCCTATTCTCTGTCTCTGCCCTCCGGAGAACTCATGGGGAAATCTGTAGATGTAGGCAGAAGGGATACCAACGTCCTCGAGGATCTCTTTGACCCTCTCTTCAACCTCTTCACCACGTGCGAGCTTGTGCGTGACAATACCTTCTCTCACTATACTCCTCACTCTCAGCCTGGGGTTTAGAGAACTATACGGATCTTGGAAAACTATCTGCATTTCTCTCCTGAACTTTTTTCTTTTTTCCTTCAGATCGTTGAGGAGGATAAACATGAACTTCTTCGGTGAGGCCTTCGCTTCTTCGAAGAAAAGACGAGCGTACTTTCTATCCACTCCATCGAGCTTTTCTATGTCTTCTTTTTTCATCTTCTTGAACCTGTTCACATACGTTCTTCTTATATAATCTTTCGCCTTGGATCGGGGCATGAAGTAATAGGTCGTGTCTTCTCCGCTCACGATTATTCGTCCTGCCGTTGGTTCGTATAACCTTAAGAGAGTCATTCCAACGGTGGTTTTGCCGCATCCCGATTCTCCCACCAATCCGAAAGTTTCACCCTCGTTTATGCTGAAACTCACGCCGTCCACTGCTTTGACCCATCCGACGATCCTCTTGAAAACTCCAGCTCTTATGGGAAAATATTTCACGAGATTTTCCACTCTCACGATTTCCTTGCTCACATCTCACACCTCACTTTTTGTGCGTCTGATCTCATCGAGTTTCTGCCAGAAGAAGCACCTGACCTTGTGGCCTCCGAGGTCTTCCAGTTCAGGTTCTTCAACATCACACTTTCCTTTCATGAAGAACTCACATCTCGGATGGAATTTGCACCCCCTGGGAAAGTTGAGGGGATCGGGGACGTTTCCGGGTATACTCTTCAACCTTTCATGATCTATATCGATCCTCGGAGTGGATTCGAGGAGCGCATAAGTGTAGGGATGTTTCGGTTCGTTGAAGATGGTCTTCACGTCTCCATATTCCACCACTTTCCCTGCGTACATGACAGCCACTTTGTCCGACACTTCCGCGATGACTCCCATATCGTGAGTGATGAGAATGATGGCCATCCCATACTCTTTTTGAAGTTCCTTCATGAGTTCAAGGATCTGTGCTTGGATGGTGACGTCCAGAGCTGTCGTGGGTTCGTCCGCTATCAGAAGACTCGGCCTGCATGAAAGTGCCATGGCAATCATGGCACGCTGCCTCATGCCACCAGACAACTGGTGAGGATACTCGTCGACTCTCTTCTCGGACTCTGGAATCCCAACTTTTTTCAACATGTCTATCGCCATCTTCCTCGCTTCTCTCTCGGAAACGTTCTGATGAAGCATGATCGCTTCCATAATTTGGTCTCCGATGGTAAAGACGGGGTTCAGCGCCACCATGGGTTCCTGGAAGATCATGGCGATCTCTTTTCCTCGAATCTTCCTCATCTCACTCTCCGAGAGCTCGAGGAGATTTTTCCCCTTGAAGACGATCTTTCCGTCGACGATTCTCCCGTTTTGATCGAGAAGTCTCATTATGGAAAGCGAGGTCACGCTCTTTCCACTCCCAGATTCTCCAACGATTCCAAGGGTTTCTCCTTCGAACACGTCAAACGAAACGCCATCAACGGCCTTCACAACGCCGTCTTCTGTATAGAAGTATGTCTTGAGATTTTCTACTTGAAGCAAGGGTTCTTTCAACTCGATCCCTCCTTAGAGTTTGAGCCTTGGATCGAAGGCATCCCTGAGGGCATCTCCCAGTAGATTCCATCCGAGGACGAACAAGACCATGGCGGTTCCCGGATAAACGAGAGCGTACCAGTGTTTTCCGATCTCCATCATCCAATCTCTGGAGTAGCTGAGGATGGATCCCCAGTCCGCGTATCCCTGGGGAGCCCCAAGACCGAGAAAGCTGAGCACAGCAGCCGTTATCACCAGAGATCCCATGTTCATGGACGCCCAAATCAGAACGGGGAAAATGGAGTTTGGGAGCACGTGTTTTAGTATGATGAGAAAGTCTGGCACACCGATCGCCTTTGCCGCGAGGACGAACTGCTCTTCCCTCACTTGCAAGATGTTTCCTCTTATGAGCCTCGCTGCTCCCATCCAGCCGAATATGATCATTGCTATCATGACTTTGTCCAGACCCGTTCCAAGAACTGTCGTCAGAACAACAGCGGCTATCAGGAACGGGATGGAGAGGAATATATCGGTGATCCTCATGAGGAGTTCGTCTACCCATCCTCCGAAATAACCAGAGATGGATCCTATCAGAATCCCTATTAGAAGCCTCGCCAGAGTTACTATTATTCCTATTTTGAAGGCGGTCCTTGTTCCCCAGACAACACCGTAGAATATGTCTCTTCCACCTATGACACCAAACGGATGGTAATCCACTCCACGTATTGGTTCTCTGTTGGGATTCTTCGTGATAGCGTCCGTTTTATGGGTGGGAGGCTGTGGACTCTGATTCCAGCTTACAACAGGCATCAAGTAAGGATCTGGTAGTTTCATCCTCGTGAGTGGATGAACGGGAGGTGCGATAATGGGGGCGAGGATAGCCACCACCGTGAAAAAAAGAACCAGGGAAAGTCCTATAACCGCAGATGGGTCCTTAAAAAATCTCTTCAAGATCCTCTTCAACTCCTGATTCACGTCATTTCACCTCTCATCCGAGTCTTATTCTGGGATCTATGAGAGCGTAGAGTATATCTATGATGAGATTTCCTATCACTAGGATCGTGGAGAAGAATAGAGCTGAGGCCATGACGGACGCGTAGTCGAGCTGAAGAGCTGCCTGTGCCGTGAAACTTCCTATCCCTGTTCTATTGAAGACGGTCTCCACGATCACCGTTCCAGAGAACAGCCCAATTACCATACCACCTGCCACCGTGGTAACGGGAATGAGGGCGTTTCTTTTGGCGTGCTTGTTTATGACCACATCTTCTGAAAGTCCCTTTGCCCTGGCTGTCCTCACGTATTCTTTGTTCAAGACTTCAAGCATACTGGATCTTGTGATCCTCAAAAGATACGCCCACCAGAGCCAGGAAAGAGTCAGGATGGGACCGATGAGGTGCTTCAAACCGTCCCAAAAAACGTCGAACCTTCCGTTCAACAGAGCGTCAATTGTGATGAGTTTCGTGTAACGGTGGAATTCGGGGGATCTGATCACCTCCTCAGCCCATATGCTGAGATTTCCAGGAGGGAGCCAGTTTAGAATGCTGTAGAATATCATCAAAACGAGTAGGCCGAACACAAAATCCGGAAAAGACCAGCCCACAACGGCGAATATTCTGATGAAGTGATCCAGAAATTTTCCTCTGTGCACGGCAGCCTTCACACCTAACCAGATACCAACGAATATAACCGGGAATATGGCATAGAGCGCGAGTTCAACCGTATATGGAAGTCTCTTCAAAAGAGCGTCTTTCACAGGTTCTTTCCCAACGAGTGACCATCCGAGGTCTCCTCTCAGGGTGTTGAAAAGCCATTTGCCATACCGAACCACGAAGAAATCGTTCAAACCGTACTTTTCCTTCAAGGCATCCATCTGTTCTGGTGTCAGTTTGTCCAGCATGTTCGGATTCACGTAAGCGGCCAGCAGTTTGTCGGGTCCAAGTGACTGGATCATCGAGAACACAATGAACGTTACACCGAGGAGTATCAGGGGAAGAAGAAGCAATCTTCGTATAACGTATGCTGTCACAAAGTACACCTCCTGGTCGATTTTCTTGTACCTTCATATGATTATACAATACTCTGAACCTTCCCGGGGAGAATGAAGTCAAGGAAAGTGGTATAATTATTATGGCAGAACCAGGGGGCGAATGGGTTCGACGGGGATGGAGTCCCCTGGGAAGCGAGCCGAGGTCCCCACCTCCTCGTAAAAAAGGTGGGAGTTCGAATAAGTGCCAACGAACCTGTTGCTGTTGCCGCCTAGTAGATAGGCGGCCGTCCTCTCCAAGGTTGGCTGGGCCTTGGAAGAGGGCGTGAGAGAACCAGCCTACCGATCTGGGTTCCGCCTTCCGGCCCAGATTGGGAAGGTACAGGAAGGCTGTGGGAAGAGACACCCTGCCCGTGGGGGGTCCTTCCCGAGACAGAAAACACGGGCTGCGCTCGGAGAAGCCCAGGGGCTTCCATCTTCGGACGGGGGTTCGAATCCCCCCGCCTCCACCAGAAGAAACGGGGGTGCTTTAAGCACCCCTTACGTTTTTGGAATGTGGTTTTAAACATCGTTAGCCCGCGTTTAATTATATCGTAATTTTTCTGTCATTCTCTCTTAAATTGTTGTGCTTGAAGTCGCATGGAAAAAGTTGTATATTTATATTAGCAGTCATGCATCGAGAGTGCTAAAAATTTTCCAGAGGAGGGATGAAGCATGAAGGTGATACCTCTCGGCGAAAGATTGCTGATTAAACCCATCAAGGAGGAAAAGAAGACCGAAGGAGGAATTGTGCTTCCGGATTCAGCAAAAGAGAAACCCATGAAAGCTGAGGTCGTTGCGGTAGGAAAGATCGATGATGACGAGAAGTTCGACATTAAGGCTGGGGATAAAGTGATTTTCTCCAAGTACGCTGGTACAGAGATAAAGATCGATGACGAGGACTACATCATCATCGATGTGAACGATATACTCGCGAAAATCGAAGAGTGAGGGAGGTGTGAGATATGCCGAAACTTCTGAAGTTCGACGAGGAAGCCAGAAGAGCGCTGGAAAGAGGAGTAGATAAGGTTGCAAATGCGGTGAAAATAACTCTTGGCCCAAAAGGCAAGAACGTTGTCATCGAGAAATCCTGGGGCTCTCCGACTATAACGAACGACGGTGTTTCCATAGCAAAGGAAATCGAGCTCGAGGATAAATTCGAAAATCTTGGAGCCCAGCTTGTGAAGGAGGTTGCCTCCAAGACCAACGATGTTGCTGGAGATGGAACGACAACAGCGACGGTTCTCGCACAGGCGATGATCAAGGAAGGTCTCAAGAACGTTGCGGCGGGAGCAAACCCAATCTTGCTCAAAAGGGGTATAGACAAAGCAGTTGAGAAGGCTGTTGAGGAGATCAAAAAACTCTCGAAGAAGCTCTCTGGAAGGGAAGACATCGCTCATGTGGCGGCAATTTCTGCCAACAGTCCTGAAGTAGGAGAGCTCATCGCCGAGGCCATGGACAAAGTGGGAGAAGATGGTGTCATCACCGTGGAAGACTCCAAGACACTTGAGACTTACGTAGAATTCACCGAAGGAATGCAGTTCGACAGGGGATACATCTCACCGTACTTTGTAACGGACGCAGAGAAGATGGAAGTCGTTCTGAAAGAGCCATTCATTCTCATCACCGATAGAAAACTCAGCGCCGTGAAACCTCTGATACCGGTCCTCGAGAAGGTTGCTCAGACAGGCAAACCACTTCTCGTCATCGCCGAGGATGTCGAAGGGGAAGCGTTGACCACGCTCGTTCTCAACAAACTCAAGGGAACTCTTCAGTCCTGTGCAGTGAAGGCACCTGGATTCGGCGAAAGAAGAAAGGCGATGCTCCAGGATATAGCGATACTCACAGGAGGGCAAGTGGCGAGCGAAGAACTCGGTATCAATCTTGAAGACCTCACGCTCGAGGATCTTGGAAAGGCCGACCTCGTGAGGGTTAAAAAAGACGAAACTATCATAATCGGCGGAAAAGGTGACCCCGAGGCCATCAAAAAGAGAATTGCCCAGATCAAGGCACAGATAGAGGAGACTACTTCCGAGTACGAAAAAGAAACTCTCCAGGAGAGAATGGCCAAGCTCGCTGGTGGAGTGGCCGTCATAAAGGTCGGAGCCGCCACTGAAACAGAGCTCAAGGAGAAAAAACACAGAATCGAAGACGCTTTGAGTGCAACGAGGGCGGCCGTTGAGGAAGGAATCGTTCCCGGTGGAGGAACCACTCTCCTGAGGGCCAGGAAAGCAGTCGAAAAGCTCTTCGAAGAGCTCGACGGCGATGAGAAAATCGGAGCACAGATTGTCTACAAGGCACTCTCCGCGCCGATCAAACAGATCGCTGAAAACGCCGGTTATGATGGAGCTGTGATCATAGAGAAGGTTCTTACTAACGGCGATCCAGCTTACGGTTTCGATGCACTGAGAGGCGAATTTGGAGACATGTTTGAAAGGGGTATCATAGATCCTGCGAAGGTTACGAGGAGTGCGCTCCAAAATGCAGCATCCATCGCTGGAATGCTCCTGACAACGGAAGTGCTGGTCGTCGAAAAACCCGAGGAAAAGAAGGAAACACCGTCTGTACCTGAGGAGTACTGATGAATATCAGGGGGCCGATGGCCCCCTGTCTTTTTTGGGAGATGTGGTACAATGGGTCCGAACGTCAATAATTCCTCACGGGTATGGAAACTTCCCAAGAAATCGTTCGAGTTGGTTCAATACTTCCTCTGAGGTTTTTAAAACAAAGGGGACCACTAGGGTCCCTTTTGTGTTTCAAAGCTTCAGATTCTCTTCGAACACTCTGGTTGTCTCTTCGTCGATGTTACATATGCGAATCTCCTCCAGTAAGGTGTCCGGATGATGATCGATGAAGTCTTTAATTACTCTGGCGAAGATAGCAGCTGCTCTTTCTTTTGGAAACCCGAAAATACCGGTACTGATGGCTGGCATTGTAACGCTTTTCAAATTCAGTTCATGAGCCCTGAGCAGAGCGTTGTAGACTGCCCTGTACAGAAGTTCGTCTTCTCCGTAATTTCCGCCCCTCCAGACTGGCCCTACTGCATGGATCACGTATCTAGCCTTGAGGTTTCCCGAACCCGTTACCACGGCTTCTCCTGTGGGTATTCTGCCGCGTTCTCTCACTATTCTGTCGCTTTCCTCCTGTATTACGCTGCCGCCTGCCCTTACAATCGCACCTGCAACCCCTCCGCCGTGCTTCAAATATTCGTTGGCGGCGTTCACTATCGCGTCGACCTCCTCTCTTGTGATATCTCCCTTCACGATCTTTATCTTTCTGCCTTTGTACTGCTGCTCTTTCCTGATTTCGGACATACCATCACCCCCATACTTCTCCGGCCAAAGGTGTTTTAATCTTTCGAGTAGTTCTTCTTCAAATCCAACACCCTTTGGGGAAAAGATCACCTCGTTTTTCAGTCTTTCTGGAAGGTAGTTCATACTGACAAATCCTCCGAAGTCGTGGGGGTAGAGATACCCCTTTCCGTATCCCCTTTTCTCCATCTCTTTTGTCACAGGATTTCTCAAAAGGAGTGGGACTTCTTCTACTGGAAGCACCTGCGCCTTTTTCATAGCGAGGTAGACCGAGTTGCTCTTTGGAGCAAGGGAAAGGTAAACAGCACACTCTATCAAATTCATCAAACATTCTGGAAGTCCCACGTGTTCGACGGCGAGTGCTGTGGAAACGGCCAGGTTCAGGGCGTTTGGATCGGCCAGTCCAACATCTTCGCTTGCAAATATGATCATCCTTCTGGCTATGAATCTGGGATCTTCCCCCATGTCTATCATCTTTACGAGATAGTAGATCGCTGCATTCGGATCGCTCCCTCTCATGCTCTTTATGAACGCGGATGCAAAATCGTAGTGCTCTTCTTTCGAATAACTCACACTTTTTCCAAAAAGACCTGTCAGATCTTCTATGGTTACCTTCTCGTTTTTGAACACCTGGTGGACGATCTCGAGGGTGTTCAGTAACCTTCTTGCGTCTCCCTCAGCATTTCTTACGAGCGCTTTCTTCACATCATGATTCAGTTTCATATCGAGCCTTTCTACTGCTTTCTCGATGATCTTCAATAGATCATTCTCTGAGAGTTGTTTGAAGTAAAGGATTTTGCACCTTGAGAGAAGAGCAGGAATAACGGCAAAACTAGGATTTTCTGTTGTGGTTGCAACAAGCACGACATCTCCTCTCTCCACGTGTGTTACCAGGACCGTCTGTTGATTTCTGTTCAACCTGTGTATCTCATCGAGAAACAAAAGCAGTTTCTTTCCGTACCTTTTCAGTTGCTCTCCTCTTTTGAGCACGTTCTTTATCTCAGAAACACCATGAACAGTGGAGCTCAGATAGACGACTTCTCCTTTGAAGTACCTTTCCAGTAACGAAAGAACCGAGGTCTTTCCAGACCCCGGTGGTCCATACAGTACGGCAGAGAACATGTTTCCCGTCTTCAGAGTTTTCTTCAAAATGCCGTCTTCACCGAACAGGTGATCTTGACCAACGAAATCATCGAAATCTTTGGGACGTAACAGTTCAGTCAAGGGTCTTTCTGAAATACTCAACGGTGAGCCTCAACCCCTCCTCAAGAGGAATTTTCGGTTCCCATCCGAGCTTTTCCTTCGCTTTCGTCCAGTCGAGGATGCTTTTTCTCACGTCGCCTTTCCTCGGAGGTTTGTAGACAGGCTCTCTGTCGTAGCCAGTGATTTCTTTCAGCATCCTGAAGAGTTCGTTCACGGTGATACCCTTTCCCGTTCCAATGTTGAACACGTCGTTGTCTCCTCTCTCCATAGCGAGAAGATTCGACTCGGCCACATCATCAACGTAGACGTAGTCTCTCACATACTCTCCATCGCCGAATATGTGGACTTCTTCTCCCTTCAGCATCCTCTCAGTGAAAATAGCCACAACACCAGCTTCACCGTGTGGATCTTGTCTTGGACCGTAAACGTTGGCATACCTGAGAACGGTGTATTTCAACCCGTACTCTTTCGCGAAGAAATCCAGATACATCTCCACACTGTACTTCGCTATGCCGTAGGGTGATATGGGATGGGGAATTTCTGTTTCCGGTGTGGGAAAGATCCTCACGTTCTCACCGTAGATCGCTCCACCGGTGGAGGAGAATATGAACTTCTTCACACCATGTTTGATCGATTTTTCGAGTAAGACAAGAGATCCTAAAATATTCGTTTTCGCGTCCCTTGCGGGTTCCCTTACCGAAACAGACACACTCGCCTGGGCTGCAAGATGAAACACGTATTCGGGTCTATGCAGGGAAAAGATGCGTTCCATCATCTCTTCATCTTCTATGCTCTGCTCGTAGAACAGAGCGTTCCTGTTAAGATTCTCGACCTTTCCAGAGGATAGGTTGTCGATTACAATGACGCCGTAACCCTTCTCTATCAATCTGTCGACCACATGTGAGCCGATGAATCCCGCGCCACCCGTTACCAGAACATTCATATCACGCTTCCTCCTCTTCTTCCTCCTCGATTTTCTTTGCCTCCTCCGGAATCTCTTGAACGTTCACGATCTTCTTGCTTTCTTCGAGGAACTCTTTCAATTCCTGCACTTTGCTCTCGCCGAAGTTCACCATGATATCGTAGAACTTTTTGAACCTGCTCCTGGTACGTGAATCCAAGAAGTGAGAAAAGTGACGTGCCAG
This region of Thermotoga sp. genomic DNA includes:
- a CDS encoding ABC transporter ATP-binding protein codes for the protein MAALLEVKNLSTWFYMEEGVVKAVNDVSFTLNSNEVLGIVGETGSGKSVTVKSIMRLIKPPGKIVDGQVMYKGQDILKIPERDMHRIRGKEISMIFQDPMMSLNPLYTIGDQLMETIRHHLGYDKRRAYLRAVEMLELVGIPEPEKRMNNYPFEFSGGMRQRVVIAIALSCNPSVLIADEPTTALDVTIQAQILELMKELQKEFKTGLLFITHDLGVIASMADRIMVMYGGRQMEIGTSDQIFYSPRHPYTKMLLRSVPRVDKRLEKLESIPGQPPRMVDIPPVCPFLPRCPRRIDRCLTEMPELVEIEENHFVRCFNPIEEEVSVERNT
- a CDS encoding ABC transporter ATP-binding protein encodes the protein MSKEIVRVENLVKYFPIRAGVFKRIVGWVKAVDGVSFSINEGETFGLVGESGCGKTTVGMTLLRLYEPTAGRIIVSGEDTTYYFMPRSKAKDYIRRTYVNRFKKMKKEDIEKLDGVDRKYARLFFEEAKASPKKFMFILLNDLKEKRKKFRREMQIVFQDPYSSLNPRLRVRSIVREGIVTHKLARGEEVEERVKEILEDVGIPSAYIYRFPHEFSGGQRQRIGIARALALEPKLVVADEAVAALDVSIRSQIINLMEDLQREHKLTYIFISHDLAVVKHISDRIGVMYLGKMVELAPKKILFENPLHPYTVALMSAIPVPDPNKKRKRIILKGDVPSPVNPPSGCRFHPRCPIAKDVCAKEEPPLREIEDGHFVACHFPGELR
- a CDS encoding ABC transporter ATP-binding protein, producing MKEPLLQVENLKTYFYTEDGVVKAVDGVSFDVFEGETLGIVGESGSGKSVTSLSIMRLLDQNGRIVDGKIVFKGKNLLELSESEMRKIRGKEIAMIFQEPMVALNPVFTIGDQIMEAIMLHQNVSEREARKMAIDMLKKVGIPESEKRVDEYPHQLSGGMRQRAMIAMALSCRPSLLIADEPTTALDVTIQAQILELMKELQKEYGMAIILITHDMGVIAEVSDKVAVMYAGKVVEYGDVKTIFNEPKHPYTYALLESTPRIDIDHERLKSIPGNVPDPLNFPRGCKFHPRCEFFMKGKCDVEEPELEDLGGHKVRCFFWQKLDEIRRTKSEV
- a CDS encoding ABC transporter permease, yielding MNQELKRILKRFFKDPSAVIGLSLVLFFTVVAILAPIIAPPVHPLTRMKLPDPYLMPVVSWNQSPQPPTHKTDAITKNPNREPIRGVDYHPFGVIGGRDIFYGVVWGTRTAFKIGIIVTLARLLIGILIGSISGYFGGWVDELLMRITDIFLSIPFLIAAVVLTTVLGTGLDKVMIAMIIFGWMGAARLIRGNILQVREEQFVLAAKAIGVPDFLIILKHVLPNSIFPVLIWASMNMGSLVITAAVLSFLGLGAPQGYADWGSILSYSRDWMMEIGKHWYALVYPGTAMVLFVLGWNLLGDALRDAFDPRLKL
- a CDS encoding ABC transporter permease codes for the protein MTAYVIRRLLLLPLILLGVTFIVFSMIQSLGPDKLLAAYVNPNMLDKLTPEQMDALKEKYGLNDFFVVRYGKWLFNTLRGDLGWSLVGKEPVKDALLKRLPYTVELALYAIFPVIFVGIWLGVKAAVHRGKFLDHFIRIFAVVGWSFPDFVFGLLVLMIFYSILNWLPPGNLSIWAEEVIRSPEFHRYTKLITIDALLNGRFDVFWDGLKHLIGPILTLSWLWWAYLLRITRSSMLEVLNKEYVRTARAKGLSEDVVINKHAKRNALIPVTTVAGGMVIGLFSGTVIVETVFNRTGIGSFTAQAALQLDYASVMASALFFSTILVIGNLIIDILYALIDPRIRLG
- the groES gene encoding co-chaperone GroES; the protein is MKVIPLGERLLIKPIKEEKKTEGGIVLPDSAKEKPMKAEVVAVGKIDDDEKFDIKAGDKVIFSKYAGTEIKIDDEDYIIIDVNDILAKIEE
- the groL gene encoding chaperonin GroEL (60 kDa chaperone family; promotes refolding of misfolded polypeptides especially under stressful conditions; forms two stacked rings of heptamers to form a barrel-shaped 14mer; ends can be capped by GroES; misfolded proteins enter the barrel where they are refolded when GroES binds), encoding MPKLLKFDEEARRALERGVDKVANAVKITLGPKGKNVVIEKSWGSPTITNDGVSIAKEIELEDKFENLGAQLVKEVASKTNDVAGDGTTTATVLAQAMIKEGLKNVAAGANPILLKRGIDKAVEKAVEEIKKLSKKLSGREDIAHVAAISANSPEVGELIAEAMDKVGEDGVITVEDSKTLETYVEFTEGMQFDRGYISPYFVTDAEKMEVVLKEPFILITDRKLSAVKPLIPVLEKVAQTGKPLLVIAEDVEGEALTTLVLNKLKGTLQSCAVKAPGFGERRKAMLQDIAILTGGQVASEELGINLEDLTLEDLGKADLVRVKKDETIIIGGKGDPEAIKKRIAQIKAQIEETTSEYEKETLQERMAKLAGGVAVIKVGAATETELKEKKHRIEDALSATRAAVEEGIVPGGGTTLLRARKAVEKLFEELDGDEKIGAQIVYKALSAPIKQIAENAGYDGAVIIEKVLTNGDPAYGFDALRGEFGDMFERGIIDPAKVTRSALQNAASIAGMLLTTEVLVVEKPEEKKETPSVPEEY
- a CDS encoding AAA family ATPase — protein: MSISERPLTELLRPKDFDDFVGQDHLFGEDGILKKTLKTGNMFSAVLYGPPGSGKTSVLSLLERYFKGEVVYLSSTVHGVSEIKNVLKRGEQLKRYGKKLLLFLDEIHRLNRNQQTVLVTHVERGDVVLVATTTENPSFAVIPALLSRCKILYFKQLSENDLLKIIEKAVERLDMKLNHDVKKALVRNAEGDARRLLNTLEIVHQVFKNEKVTIEDLTGLFGKSVSYSKEEHYDFASAFIKSMRGSDPNAAIYYLVKMIDMGEDPRFIARRMIIFASEDVGLADPNALNLAVSTALAVEHVGLPECLMNLIECAVYLSLAPKSNSVYLAMKKAQVLPVEEVPLLLRNPVTKEMEKRGYGKGYLYPHDFGGFVSMNYLPERLKNEVIFSPKGVGFEEELLERLKHLWPEKYGGDGMSEIRKEQQYKGRKIKIVKGDITREEVDAIVNAANEYLKHGGGVAGAIVRAGGSVIQEESDRIVRERGRIPTGEAVVTGSGNLKARYVIHAVGPVWRGGNYGEDELLYRAVYNALLRAHELNLKSVTMPAISTGIFGFPKERAAAIFARVIKDFIDHHPDTLLEEIRICNIDEETTRVFEENLKL
- a CDS encoding SDR family oxidoreductase — protein: MNVLVTGGAGFIGSHVVDRLIEKGYGVIVIDNLSSGKVENLNRNALFYEQSIEDEEMMERIFSLHRPEYVFHLAAQASVSVSVREPARDAKTNILGSLVLLEKSIKHGVKKFIFSSTGGAIYGENVRIFPTPETEIPHPISPYGIAKYSVEMYLDFFAKEYGLKYTVLRYANVYGPRQDPHGEAGVVAIFTERMLKGEEVHIFGDGEYVRDYVYVDDVAESNLLAMERGDNDVFNIGTGKGITVNELFRMLKEITGYDREPVYKPPRKGDVRKSILDWTKAKEKLGWEPKIPLEEGLRLTVEYFRKTLD